Below is a window of Acidimicrobiales bacterium DNA.
CCGCGACCCCGGGGAGGAGTGGCTCGTCGTGCGCGGGGCCCGGGAGCACAACCTCAAGGGAATCGACGTCGAGATCCCCCTCGGCTGCATGGTTGCCGTCACCGGGGTGTCGGGGTCGGGCAAGTCGACGCTGGTCAACGACATCCTCTTCCACGCCCTGATGCAGAAGGTCTACAAGTCGAAGACCGTGCCCGGGCGCCACAAGCGGATCGAGGGCACGGAGTACCTCGACAAGGTCATCAACATCGACCAGTCACCGATCGGGCGCACGCCGCGGTCGAACCCGGCCACCTACACGGGCGTGTTCGACTCCGTCAGGAAGCTGTTCACCCAGACCCAGGAGGCCAAGGTCCGCGGCTATCAGCCGGGGCGCTTCTCGTTCAACGTCAAGGGGGGCCGCTGCGAGGCGTGCGCCGGTGACGGGACGATCAAGATCGAGATGCACTTCCTGCCCGACGTGTACGTGCCGTGCGAGGTGTGCAAGGGGGCCCGCTACAACCGCGACACGCTCGACATCACCTTCAAGGGCAAGAACATCGCCGAGGTCCTCGACCTCTCCTGCGAGGAGGCGCTGGAGTTCTTCGGCAACCAGCCCGTCATCGCCCGCCACATGCAGACCCTCGTGGACGTCGGTCTCGGCTACATCCGCCTGGGCCAGCCGGCGCCGACCCTGTCGGGGGGAGAGGCGCAGCGGGTCAAGCTGGCCAGCGAGCTGTCCAAGCGCTCGACCGGGCACACCATCTACATCCTCGACGAGCCCACCACCGGCCTGCACTTCGAGGACGTGCGCAAACTGCTGCACGTGCTGACCCGCCTGGTGGACCAGGGGAACACGGTGCTGGTCATCGAGCACAACCTCGACGTGATCAAGACCGCCGACTGGATCATCGACCTCGGCCCCGAGGGCGGGGACGGCGGCGGCCGGGTGGTGGCCGAGGGCACGCCGGAGCAGGTCGCCAAGCACCGGGACAGCTACACCGGCGCCTTCCTGGCGCCCCTGTTGGGCTACTAGCCCGTCGTGGGGCTGGGGCTCCCACGACACGCGGCGGGCGCGGTCCGCCGGACCCGGGTGCCCGCCGCCATCAGCAGAGCTCCAGCATTCGCTCCAGCGCCACCCGGGCCCACCGGACCGTCTCGGGGTCGACCGTGATGCGGTTGCGGACCTCCCCCCCGACGAGCCCGTCGAGCACCCAGGCCAGGTGGGCGGCGTCGATGCGGAACATGGTCGAGCAGGGACAGACCAGGGGGTCGAGGGAGACCACGGTCCGGTCCGGGTGCTCGGCGGCCAGCCGGCTCACCAGGTGGATCTCGGTGCCCACCCCGATGACCGTGCCCGGCGCCGCCTCCTCCACCGCCCGGATGATGAAGTCGGTCGACCCGACCCGGTCGGCCCGCTCGACCACGTCGTGGGCGCACTCGGGGTGCACGACCACCAGGCCACCGGGGTGCTCCTGGCGGAAGGCGGCCACGTGCTCGGGCCGGAACCGCTGGTGCACCGAGCAGTGCCCCTTCCAGAGCAGGAAGGTGGCCTCCTTCACGTCGGCCTCGTCCAGGCCGCCGAGCTGGCGGCGGGGGTCCCAGACCCGCATGTCCCCCTCGGCGTAGCCGAGCTGGAAGCCGGTGTTGCGCCCGAGGTGCTGGTCGGGGAAGAAGAGCACCTTGTGCCCCCTGGGCTCCCGGCCCTGCAGCCCGAGGGCCCACGACAGCACCGTGCGGGCGTTGGAGGACGTGCACACCGCCCCCCCGTGGCGGCCCACGAACGCCTTCAGGGCCGCCGAGGAGTTCATGTAGGTGATCGGGACGATCGCCTCCACGTCGGTCACCTGCTCCAGCTCCTCCCAGGCCTCCTCGACCGACTCGAGGTCGGCCATGTCGGCCATCGAGCAGCCGGCGTTCAGGTCGGGCAGGAGCACCTGCTGGTGGTCAGCGGTGAGGATGTCGGCCGACTCGGCCATGAAGTGGACCCCGCAGAACACGACGTATTCGGCGTCGCGGCGGTCGGCGGCGATCCGGGACAGGCCGAAGGAGTCACCCCGGGCGTCGGCCCAGGCCATCACCTCGTCCCGCTGGTAGTGGTGGCCCAGGACCAGCAGCCGGGAGCCCAGTGACTCCTTGGCCGAGCGGATCAGGGCCGCCAGCTCTTCGGGCGCGGCCTTCGTGTAAGGGTCGGGCAACGGCGTCTGCAGGCGGAGCATGTTGTTCGTGCCTCCTCGAGGAGGAGCTCCGCACTCGGCCGGCGGGGACAGCCTGGTCGCCCATCCGCGGGGTTGTCGGCCTCGGAGCCTGATATGTCACCGGATTCCAGGCCGGTGTGAGCCCGATTGTACCTCCCCCACGGCCGGCGGCGGGGCTGGGGGCCCCGCCTGGCGGAGGAGCCGGGGCGTAGGGGACCCGGCGGGCCCTGTGGCAGGGGCATATTGGAGTGGTGCTGCAGCGCCCGCCGGCCGGGACCATCCCCGACGCCCCCGGCTCCTACCAGTTCAAGGATGCCGACGGGCGGGTGATCTACGTCGGCAAGGCGCACTCCCTCCGCCAGCGCCTGTCGAACTACTTCCAGAGCCCGGCCGGCCTGCTGCCCCGGACGGCCCAGATGGTGGCGGCGGCCGAGAGCGTCGAGTGGATCCAGGTCCGCAACGACGTCGAGGCCCTGATGCTCGAGTACAACCTGATCAAGGCCCACCGGCCCCGGTTCAACATCCGGCTGCGCGACGACAAGAGCTACCCCTTCCTGTCGATCACCCTCGACGACGAGTGGCCCCGGGCCACGGTGATGCGGGGCCAGAAGCGCAAGGGCGTCCGCTACTTCGGGCCCTACGCCCACGCCTACGCCATCCGCGAGACCCTCGACCTGCTGCTGCGGTCGTTCCCGATCCGGACCTGCTCCGACAACAAGCTGGGACGCCACCAGCGCCTGGGCCGGCCGTGCCTGCTGTACCACATCGAGCGCTGCAGCGGGCCGTGCGTCGGGGCGGTGACCCGGGAGGACTACGACGGGCTGGTGGCCGAGCTCATCGACTTCCTCGACGGCAACACCGAGCCGGTGGTGCGCCGGCTCGAGGCGGCCATGAGCGAGGCGGCCGACACCCTCGAGTTCGAGCGGGCGGCGCGGGTGCGCGACCGCCTGGTCAGTGTCCGCAAGGCCATCGAGCGCCAGCAGATGGTGACCGAGCGCCCCGAGGACCTCGACGTGATCGGCCTGGCCGACGACGAGCTCGAGGCCGCCGTGCAGGTGTTCTTCGTGCGCCGGGGCCGGGTCGTCGGGCGGAAGGGCTTCGTGCTGGACAAGGTCGAGGACCTCTCCCGCCCGCAGCTGATCGCCAACGTGCTGGAGCAGCTCTACGGGGAGCCGACCCTCGACGTGCCCAAGGAGGTGCTGGTCCCCGAGATCCCGGAGGACCCCGAGCTGTACACCGAGTTCCTCTCGGGCATCCGGGGCTCCCAGGTCGCGGTGCGGGTCCCCCAGCGCGGGGACAAGCGGGCCCTGCAGGAGACCGTCACGCGCAACGCCGCCGAGGAGTTCACCCGGCACCGCCTCAAGCGCTCGGCCGACCACAACGCCCGGGCCCGCGCCCTCACCGCCCTCCAGGATGCCCTCGGCCTGCCTGAGGCGCCCCTGCGCATCGAGTGCTACGACATGAGCCACCTCCAGGGCAGCGACTACGTCGGCTCGATGGTCGTGTTCGAGGACGCCCTGCCCAAGAAGTCCGACTACCGCCGGTTCAAGGTGCAGGGCGTGCCCGGCAACGACGACTACGCGGCGATGGAGGAGGTCCTGACCCGCCGCCTCACCGCCCTGCTGGCGGAGCGCGACCGCCCGATGAACGAGCGGCCCCGGAAGTTCTCCTACCCCCCTCAGCTCCTCCTGGTGGACGGCGGCCGGGGCCAGCTCAACGTCGCCACCCGGGTGGTGGAGGAGCTGGGCCTGGAGGACGAGATCCCGGTGGCGGCCCTCGCCAAGCAGTTCGAGGAGGTCTACCTCCCGGGCCAGTCCGACCCGGTCCGCATCCACCGCCAGTCCGAGGGGCTGTACCTCCTCCAGCGGGTGCGGGACGAGGCCCACCGCTTTGCCGTGGCGTACCACCGCCAGCTCCGGGCCCGGCGCATGACCAAGAGCGTGCTCGACGACATCCCCGGGCTGGGACCGGGCCGGCGCAGCCGCCTCCTGAGGGAGTTGGGCAGCGTCAAGGCGGTCAAGGCGGCGACCCTCGACCAGCTCCAGGGCCTGTCGTGGCTCCCCGCCCCGGTGGCGCTGGCCGTCCACCAGAAGATCCACGGACCGAACGGAAGCGATGGACCGGGAGGACCGTGACGTCTGGGAGGCCCACGCCGCCTGGTGGCAGGACAACTTCACCGGGGGCGCCGACGCCGAGTACGTCGAGCAGATCCTGCCCCTGGCCGAGCGCCACCTCGGCGGGGCCCGGTCGGTCCTCGACGTCGGCACGGGGGAGGGCCAGCTGGCCCGGCTGGCCGCCTCGCTCGGCGCCCGGGTCACCGGCATCGACCCCTCCCGGGCCCAGCTCGCCACGGCCCGCTCCCGGGGTGGCGGCCCCGCCTACCTCCTGGGCGAAGCCGCCCGTCTCCCCTTCCCCCCCTCCGCCTTCGACTCGGTGGTGGCGTGCCTGGTCTTCGAGCACATCGACGACGCCGAGGTCGCCATCGCCGAGGTGGCCCGGGTCCTGGCCCCGGGTGGCCGGTTCGTCTTCTTCCTCAACCACCCCCTGCTCCAGACCCCCGGGAGCGGGTGGATCGACGACCGCATCCTCGACGAGCAGTACTGGCGGATCGGTCCCTACCTGACCGTGGACCGCACCATGGAGCAGGTCGACAACGGGGTGGTGATCCCGTTCATCCACCGGCCCCTTTCCCACTACGTCAATGCCCTGATCGGGGCCGGGCTGGCCGTGGAGAGGATGGAGGAGCCGGCGCCGCCGGCGGGCTTCCTCGAGCGGGCCGAGGAGTACGCCGCCGCCGCCAGCATCCCCCGGCTGCTGCTCCTGGTGGCGGTGCGTCGCGACTGAGCGTGACGGTGGGAGAATGACCGGCGGAATGATCGACTTCCTGGTCATCGCCGGCCTGTCCGGGGCCGGCCGCTCGACCGCCGCGGCGACCTTCGAGGACCTCGGTTGGTTCGTGATCGACAACCTGCCGCCGTCCCTCATCAGCAAGGTGGCCGAGCTCGTCGACCGGCCCGGCTCCGACACCGACCGCGTGGCCCTGGTCCTCGGCCGGGGGGGCGAGGAGTACGTCGAGGACGTCGGCCCTGCCCTCCAGCACCTCCGGGCCACGGGTAACCGGGTCCGGGTCCTCTATCTCGAGGCCTCGGACGAGGTCCTGGTGCAGCGCTTCGAGGGCACGCGCCGGCGCCATCCGCTGGCCGCCGAGGGGGTGATCGAGTCGATCGCCCGCGAGCGGGACCTGCTCGACCCCATCCGGATCGAGGCCGACGTGGTGGTCGACACGAGCGACCTCAACGTCCACCAGCTGCGCGACCGCCTGGTGAGCCTGTTCGAGACCGGCGATCCCGCCGGCGGCATGCAGACCCAGATCGTCTCGTTCGGGTACAAGTTCGGCATCCCCCGGGACGTCGACCTGGTCCTCGACTGCCGCTTCCTCCCGAACCCGCACTGGATCGAGGAGCTCCGCCCGCACTCGGGCCTGGAGGCCCCCGTGCGCGACTACGTCATGTCCCAGCCCGACACGGCCGAGTTCCTGGACCGGCTCGGGTCGCTCCTCGACCTGCTGCTGCCCGGCTACGTGAAGGAGGGCAAGAGCTACCTCTCGATCGCCGTCGGCTGCACCGGCGGGCACCATCGCTCGGTCGTCCTGGCCGAGGAGATCGGCTCGATCCTCCGGTCCCACGGGTTCGACCCGGCCGTGAGCCACCGGGACGTCATGCGTTGACGGCGGTGGCGGCGCTGGGGGGTGGTCACGGGCTGGCGGCCACGTTGCGCGCCGTCCAGCGCTACGCGTCCCCGGTCACGGCCATCGTGTCGGTGGCCGACGACGGGGGGTCGAGCGGGCGGCTCCGGGAGACCTTCGGGATCCTGCCTCCGGGTGACCTGCGCAAATGTCTCGTGGCCCTGGGGGATCCCGGCTCGGTGTGGGCCGAGGCCTTCGAGTACCGCTTCGGCGCCGGGGAGCTGGAGGGCCACCCGCTGGGGAACCTGGTGCTGGCCGGGCTGGCCGCCGTCACCCGGAGCTGGACCGACGCCCTCGACGAGGCGGGGCGGATGATCGGCTCGGCCGGCCGGGTGCTCCCGGCCACCCTGGTGCCGGTCGTCCTCAAGGCCAACACCGCAGCCGGCGAGGTCCGGGGCCAGGCGGCCGTCATGCGCTCGGGGGCCATCACCGGGGTGTCGATCGTGCCCCCCGACGCCGAGGCGCCCCCCGAGGCGGTGACGGCCATCCTGGAGGCCGACCAGGTGGTGATCGGCCCCGGGTCGCTGTTCACGAGCATCCTGGCCGCCGCCGCCGTTCCCCGGCTCCGGGATGCCCTGGCGGCCACGCGGGGAAGGAAGGTCTACGTGGCCAATCTGCGGCCGCAGGTTCCGGAGACCGAGGGATACGACGTGGGGGACCACGTGGCGGCGCTGGCCGCCCATGGCGTGGACGTCGACGTCGTCGTGTGCGACCCGTCGGCCATCGCCGTGGGCCGCCTCGCCGGGCCCCACGTGGAGGCCGATCTGGGGCGCG
It encodes the following:
- a CDS encoding class I SAM-dependent methyltransferase, producing MDREDRDVWEAHAAWWQDNFTGGADAEYVEQILPLAERHLGGARSVLDVGTGEGQLARLAASLGARVTGIDPSRAQLATARSRGGGPAYLLGEAARLPFPPSAFDSVVACLVFEHIDDAEVAIAEVARVLAPGGRFVFFLNHPLLQTPGSGWIDDRILDEQYWRIGPYLTVDRTMEQVDNGVVIPFIHRPLSHYVNALIGAGLAVERMEEPAPPAGFLERAEEYAAAASIPRLLLLVAVRRD
- a CDS encoding excinuclease ABC subunit UvrA, whose product is RDPGEEWLVVRGAREHNLKGIDVEIPLGCMVAVTGVSGSGKSTLVNDILFHALMQKVYKSKTVPGRHKRIEGTEYLDKVINIDQSPIGRTPRSNPATYTGVFDSVRKLFTQTQEAKVRGYQPGRFSFNVKGGRCEACAGDGTIKIEMHFLPDVYVPCEVCKGARYNRDTLDITFKGKNIAEVLDLSCEEALEFFGNQPVIARHMQTLVDVGLGYIRLGQPAPTLSGGEAQRVKLASELSKRSTGHTIYILDEPTTGLHFEDVRKLLHVLTRLVDQGNTVLVIEHNLDVIKTADWIIDLGPEGGDGGGRVVAEGTPEQVAKHRDSYTGAFLAPLLGY
- the uvrC gene encoding excinuclease ABC subunit UvrC; its protein translation is MLQRPPAGTIPDAPGSYQFKDADGRVIYVGKAHSLRQRLSNYFQSPAGLLPRTAQMVAAAESVEWIQVRNDVEALMLEYNLIKAHRPRFNIRLRDDKSYPFLSITLDDEWPRATVMRGQKRKGVRYFGPYAHAYAIRETLDLLLRSFPIRTCSDNKLGRHQRLGRPCLLYHIERCSGPCVGAVTREDYDGLVAELIDFLDGNTEPVVRRLEAAMSEAADTLEFERAARVRDRLVSVRKAIERQQMVTERPEDLDVIGLADDELEAAVQVFFVRRGRVVGRKGFVLDKVEDLSRPQLIANVLEQLYGEPTLDVPKEVLVPEIPEDPELYTEFLSGIRGSQVAVRVPQRGDKRALQETVTRNAAEEFTRHRLKRSADHNARARALTALQDALGLPEAPLRIECYDMSHLQGSDYVGSMVVFEDALPKKSDYRRFKVQGVPGNDDYAAMEEVLTRRLTALLAERDRPMNERPRKFSYPPQLLLVDGGRGQLNVATRVVEELGLEDEIPVAALAKQFEEVYLPGQSDPVRIHRQSEGLYLLQRVRDEAHRFAVAYHRQLRARRMTKSVLDDIPGLGPGRRSRLLRELGSVKAVKAATLDQLQGLSWLPAPVALAVHQKIHGPNGSDGPGGP
- the yvcK gene encoding uridine diphosphate-N-acetylglucosamine-binding protein YvcK, with amino-acid sequence MAALGGGHGLAATLRAVQRYASPVTAIVSVADDGGSSGRLRETFGILPPGDLRKCLVALGDPGSVWAEAFEYRFGAGELEGHPLGNLVLAGLAAVTRSWTDALDEAGRMIGSAGRVLPATLVPVVLKANTAAGEVRGQAAVMRSGAITGVSIVPPDAEAPPEAVTAILEADQVVIGPGSLFTSILAAAAVPRLRDALAATRGRKVYVANLRPQVPETEGYDVGDHVAALAAHGVDVDVVVCDPSAIAVGRLAGPHVEADLGRGDGLGHDPVKLASVLADLVG
- the nadA gene encoding quinolinate synthase NadA, whose protein sequence is MLRLQTPLPDPYTKAAPEELAALIRSAKESLGSRLLVLGHHYQRDEVMAWADARGDSFGLSRIAADRRDAEYVVFCGVHFMAESADILTADHQQVLLPDLNAGCSMADMADLESVEEAWEELEQVTDVEAIVPITYMNSSAALKAFVGRHGGAVCTSSNARTVLSWALGLQGREPRGHKVLFFPDQHLGRNTGFQLGYAEGDMRVWDPRRQLGGLDEADVKEATFLLWKGHCSVHQRFRPEHVAAFRQEHPGGLVVVHPECAHDVVERADRVGSTDFIIRAVEEAAPGTVIGVGTEIHLVSRLAAEHPDRTVVSLDPLVCPCSTMFRIDAAHLAWVLDGLVGGEVRNRITVDPETVRWARVALERMLELC
- the rapZ gene encoding RNase adapter RapZ codes for the protein MTGGMIDFLVIAGLSGAGRSTAAATFEDLGWFVIDNLPPSLISKVAELVDRPGSDTDRVALVLGRGGEEYVEDVGPALQHLRATGNRVRVLYLEASDEVLVQRFEGTRRRHPLAAEGVIESIARERDLLDPIRIEADVVVDTSDLNVHQLRDRLVSLFETGDPAGGMQTQIVSFGYKFGIPRDVDLVLDCRFLPNPHWIEELRPHSGLEAPVRDYVMSQPDTAEFLDRLGSLLDLLLPGYVKEGKSYLSIAVGCTGGHHRSVVLAEEIGSILRSHGFDPAVSHRDVMR